ATGCCTGAAACTATGAAACGAAATatcagagaagaaaaatgcTCCATATAGTTCTGCATCAGTTACTTTTCAATTACAGCAGCCGAAGCAGAACGAAATTGTTAGTGTCATTTATCGACTGTGGTGCTCTCCATTAGAGTAACAACTGAGAGAAATCCATCCTGTTGTATAACCACCTGGCTGTCTAACAATAACAAAGAGTTCATTTCTGTCAGCTGGCCTTaagtctctctgctgtgataCAAGGAACAGATGAGAAGCATACACcaggaaaaacatgaaagcacacaGAGTCCAGTGAAATCTGGCCAGGCAGGTACTCATCTTGGTGGCTTTTCTCACTGTAGTTCTCTGAAACAACTCCTTTagaagacagagtgagaagTAATGGATATCTAAATTAATACGGGTATTGACACAGAATGGCTGAAATACCCTGCCTAAACACTCAAAGCAATgcttaaaatataaaatatatgtttgccatataaatgtaattattttttaaatatgttgaTGTTAGTATTGGTATTTTTGGAAATCTTCGTGGTTTACAGATTTTTCAAATCTGACAGAAATGAGAACACTTAATTGTCATCGTCTGTCAGCATGTTTGAATTACAGAAAgttgtgtttcacatgtttctgaCACAAAACGATCAAATTTGAATACTTATGTAGGTGAACATCTCTAAACAGCACAGTTAATGTCATGTCTATTACTTATGCCTTGATGATCTACCCTGGTGATGTGGACCAGGCAAGAGTAGCCGAGCGCAGACACCATCCCCAACCCCCctatgtgtatattttttttaatactttgtGAGGAAAAACTGTCAACCATATCCAAAGTGCAGGACCAAAGAGAAGTAAATAATGTATGCTTTTGTTAGATTCTTTGAAGACGATATGTGCTACGCGTTACCCGTTTCAAATGTCGAAGATTTCAGACCTCTGCACAAAACAGATTTTGATAATCAGAAGGTGTATCTGGttcacagaacagaacagaatggCAGCGCAGGCCAGCCGTGCGAAGCACAGATCCTTGCCCTTGCAGGTAAGTTGCCCTCTTAACACATCGGCATTTCTATTTTTAAGGCTGCTTTTCTCCGTCTGACCAAGTACTGTTGATGTGCGCGAAACTCGGGAATGTGTCAAAGCAAGTCCTTTTGTCCGATCTGTCAAGACGTGATCAGCTGGAATCTGACACTGATAGCCACAACAACGTCCTCGGCTGTGGCTAGCTAGATATGCTAGTGAGATATGCTAAGATAAGTTTGGTAGGTAGCCATACCTTGTCGTCAATGCTTTACAGATTTTTACATCCCGAGTATCGTGTTCCAAGAGTTAGCTCTCTTGTTTCGACAGACTCGTGCTGGTTGTTTCGCTAAATACGTGGCATGCAATGTTAGCCAGTCGGTTGTTTACAACATGTAGCTAACGCTTGCTAGCTTCATGTGTATTCGTTCCGCGTTAGCATGTTAGCGCATAAGCGCTAGTTAACTGCGTGCAGACGCAGAGCTGTCACTACATTATTAACACATGTGACAACCTGTCGTTGACCTGCTATAATTTTTGAAAAGGTTTGTACATGTAATCGCGACGCTAGCCCGATAGCTTTGGTGGGTTGCGGTTAGCTTGTTAGCTGGCTTATCTGTTGGTTTGTGCCACAGAGGGGATGCGGTGCTGCAGTCATCGCCGTGTCTCATACATGAATGCAGACAACATAAAGCAGCCTCTCCGTCACTAACATGTAAACGTCATGGCTGTTTCATGACAGCGCATCATGTTAATGTGCTTAAGTGTACAAGTGCAATTATTTGCTTAACATTGGCTCCAGTTAGTTACAGTAATGTTTGTTCACGGTCGCTTTCTATGCTCGATCTTCAGCTACATCACTAATCCCCGAATGTGAGCTGTCTGGGCTGCAAGATCGCTCAAATCTAACTAACACCTTCGCAGTGGCAGTTACGCTAAAGCGTTGAATAGTCAGGGCGATTTGTATGGCAGTCCGCTGTTAAGCTTACATTTTAGTTCTAGGTTTATTGTGCTAAAGTTAGTTTGATCTAGCAGAATGGAAAGACAAAGCGCCCTCAGCCCGAGTTTGACAAATGGATGAATTCTGTAGCTACTCTGACGTTTTGTGAAAATTCCTGTAACTTTTTGGAAACTTTATTAGTTTCTTCCTGCTTCTATTTCTGCACTTCACAGATACAGTAGAGGAATTTGAAGACAGTATAATGCAAAAGAAGATGAAAATTCCCAAGATGTCCATCAAGAATTCAGGAAACTCTATTGAGAACAATtttggagaggagagaatgCCACTCAGGCATAAAAAGGTAGGCTCACCTACAACAGACAGTAGTTGtgttattttggaaaaaaaacgtGTGTGCATTTAAATGGGAAGCACTGGGTAATGGACTCTTCATCACCATACTCTGCTTATACTTACAGTGACAACACTATCATGACATACAATCACTTTGCCCTTTGGTTGTGTTCAAATGATACTTGTGATTGATTGTGCCATTAAGTTAATAGTCTGATTTTTATAACAACTTCAAATCATCtatgtgtttacctgtggataTAACGTTTACTCTCAATAATTTatgataacaacaacaaaatattgttaaaaaattaaattaaattatgtgTTTTGACAGTCTTGTGATGTGTCACTGAGGTCTCAGAATATTTCTTTCGAATTGTAAAAAGTTTATATCAACACTGTGTAAGTGTGGGGATATGTGTCATGCTGATGTACACACAGCAGTAGTCTTATATTATGAATATATCTATTGATGACACgatgtcacattttcataaaCTTGGCTGACACCCAAAATCCCCCACGCTATTTTTACCATATGCTGGATTAACACAAATTCAGCACTCTGGACAGCTGCCCTTTCACAGACAAATCCTCTGAGCGGCTCATCAAAGAACTCAGTGACTCTTCTCCTCCCAGTTCCTGTTGAGATCcacacagtcaaaacaaactgtttgcagtctgtctgtcatgtcATTTTAGATTGATGTGTGTTGTCGTATTGAGATCcacacagtcaaaacaaactgcagtctgtctgttgCGTCATTTTTCGATTGTTGTGTGTTCTTTATATCTGTTCGGCCTTCTAAGTGTTGAATAGAATTACATTTGGTCACAAGTGCATTTTATTACTGATGCAGCAAACAGATTTGTTAAattctgtaaaatattttatCAGGACAAACACGtggcttgtttttattctgttcatATTCTCAGCTCTCTAGTTTTTACAAATCAAACTTCATTTCATTGGCCGATTAGTTCCCTAAATTCACAGTTGTTATTTTCATCAGGCCCTGTCTCAGGACCATGGACGCCCCCTTTCCAACTCCTCCAAGAGCCTGGCAGCAGTAGTGGCTCGCCTGGAGAGAAATGCAGCTAGTTCCTGTGTGGAGGGCGAAGAGGACCTGGATGAGGACCGGTTggctgaggagggagaggatgcAGATGACGAAGATGAAGATATGGAGGCAGAGCATCAGCAacatcatcaccagcagcaacaacagcatttGGAGGTGGACACGGATTGTGTATCTGGAGTAGCAGCAGCTGTGGTTCCTAGAGTCCTGTACGAGGAGCTGGTTCATAGCTACAggcaacaggaggaggagatgaggaggctgcagcaggagctggagagaaCCCGCAGGCAGCTGGTGCAGCAGGCCAAGAAGCTGAAGGAGTATGGCAGCTTGCTGACAGAAGTCAAAGAACTGAGGGACTTCAACAGGAGGCTGCAAGACGTCCTTCTCATGAGACTGGGCAGCGGTGAGGGACCAGGAGCacgcacaccaacacacaaaccacaggGACCTATACCACAAAGTTTATTGGTAACCTTTAACCTGATCAGTCAGTTAAATGGATAGTTAGTGAAATATACACAGACAGTTAGATACATTACCACCAAAGTCAAATAAGTTGGCATTGAGAATGAAGACCTCTATAGCAGTAAAAATGTGATTCACATACTCTTCCTCTAAGAAAGTCCATCTTGGACAGATAGTGTGTGGACAGATTagactgtttctcttttttaagaACACTGAAAAACGCCAAACACGTTTTTTTGCAGTTAAGGCAGGAAAAACTCATAGGAAGATGCAACTGGAATattcactgtaaaaaatgtttttgtgataaAGGCCCTTGAATTGATCTTGTCTTTTTAGTCTAGATGTAGATGCATGTGCATTCAGGACTgtcatttaaattcagtgtcTTTCTGCTAAAATTTAGACACAATTTTTGAGGTTAGGTGCTTTAGTTTGGTTTGCTTCTTCAGTTGGCTGTGTGTGATGAGAGTGACTGTcgtgaagcagaagaaaatattGTGAGTTCAGACATCTCATATGATCTGTCATAGAACTGATTTAGAAAGAAATGAGTCCACCACCTGCTCACCCATTATAAATTGCTCTGTCAAGAGTTCACCACTGTGTTAAACAATTATTATAAATCATCATTCCATTTATAAAGGTAAACTTATTTACTGGTCTgcaattttattatttatttatttattttagagcTTGCAGATAAAGATCAGGCTGCGCAAATATTAGTATTATATTATTTGTAGAATTAGATTCAAGTGGTGACTGTGTAGGACTGTTTCCGACTTGTGTGATCCAATTTCCAATACATCCAGAGTTGTAAAGTCCAAAAGTcaaaactttattgaaaaaagataaatgtaatcattttcaaaattcaAAGCATGTTTTTATCTAACGTAATGTTATACTTCAGTTCATATTTGTTGGTGTTTATCTTTTCAGAAGCGTTTTCACTGTGGTCAAAAATACTGTCTGCTCTTCTGCTTACTGCACACACCTGTATTAAAGGGTCGGTCTAACTGCGATCTTAACACCACCGTACATTCATGTAACCACAATAACGAAAAAATCTATTTCAGCTTTAACTCTATTTTAGTAAATTTAAAAATTATATTGGATTAACCTGCTGCGTGCATGTGTTCTATGTTGACGAAACTGAGGAGTTATATTTTAAAGAAAGTTgattttattagaaaaataagatttattttattcatttaatttgatgaataactttttttcaaattgaGGATCTGGTTCGAGGACCTTTTTTTTGGGGTgatgacataaaaaaatatgacaacagACATTCGAAGCTTCATTCAGAAGCCTCTATAGACGCTTCAGATgtaaaataatgacattcatCACAGCCCTAATTACTGTATATGGATTTCAGTAGATCAGTTTTGTTAACGCATTGCAGTAAATCTGGTTATATCAGATTTAAATTGTATAACCCAGTTTCACATACACTGCATCAATATTCCCACAACAGCAATAGTTCCTTGTCTAGCCCAAGCTCTTTAAGAAGACTTGGATGtcaggaaaaaagaagaaaacttgGGGGAGGACATTTAAAGACAGAACTCGAGCCTTATACAGCTGAGGGTGCAATATAAGCAGTCGGGGGCAAAGTGAGATGAATGACATTATAGTCCATCAATATAATTCCAGTACTAAAGTAGTAAATACAATACAGGAAGTTGAATTAAAAGCACTGTTGTGTGATTAAAAGTGGTGTCATTACAGTGCGCAGCAGTGTCCAAACTCAAGCTTTGCCAGATGCTGGTGTTAACCTCAGGCCCCCTGTAGATCTGGACAGAGGCGCCTGGCTACTGGCGAGACCATCTAATGGACAGGCTAAAGATTAGAGCACCCTGGGGTGCTGTCAGCGGATGGAGTGCATTGACCGATATTAAAACTCATCAGCCACATTGGAGCTTAGCATGGCCAGCCACCAAGCCAGCTTAGGAACTGGGCTAAAATAACCGCCTGACTCGAGGTGCAGGGAGGCCTAGGCCCAAGGTGGGGAGcaagcagacaggcaggtgggCACTGTTCTAGTGGTAAAGACCTGAAAACTCATGGTCACATGCTACCAGATACTATAGGGATTAAAGTGCAACTGGCTGTTTACAAATAGCATGTTGTCAAGTGTTATTGAACCCTGTTCCCTTTTAGTGTCATCTTCATTGACTTTGTATTATGAACAGCCTTTGACCCCACCTCAACTTGAGGTGCTGACAGATGTAGATTTGTTGCTTGTATCGCCGTAATGCTAAATGTCTGCTTCATATCTCCAGAGCCTATGCATGACAATGGCACTCAGACAATCAAGGCTGAAGTGGTTGAACCTATTGTTGAGGCCCAGGAGACATGCAGAGAAGAAGCCAACACCAGTTCCAGCTACTCACCCTCACCCAGAACAGTATACACCTGCAACGATGGGAGGGTAAGTCTCATTGGATTATGGGAAACTCGTTATTTTATCAGCTTTTTCTTATTCCTTCTACCAGGCATATGAATAGCACCATTATGACTGTTTTCTCTTATCTAGTCCTATTGCTTGGCTGTTTATCAGCTACCACCCTTTCTTGCGGTCTTTGTGATGTTCGctgtctgttttcatcttcttcatcttgtttgtctttattttgacatttattcTTCAAGGCAaaatcattcattcaaatgtaaacaaaacgGTACCCTCCAGCACTGAAAATTCAAAACACAGGACTGAAAGATGCCGTCACTCAACGACTGACTGACAAGCTTTTAACGTAGTCCAATGATGTTGTTAGAGGTTTGTTAGTAATTTTCAGGCAGTTCGCAGTAAAACAAGCCTGTGTGTTCAATAATGATCAGTTAAGAAACGCAGAAAAtgctcagtttttatttatatatccaCCTCTTCAGTTTTATATTTGAATATTCGGTGCAAGTAATTTATATGGTCAAATGTTACATTGCAGATTGGGACTTTCAGCCTTCATTTAAAAACTATTCCAGTGGCCTCTCTTAACCTTTGAGAGTCCTGAATCCTTTACTCCCCTCTCCTTTGTCCCTGGCTCTCTGACTGGGGGTGACCGTGAGAAGTAGCCTGATTTTGTAGGAAATGCTGTATTTCCTCTTAACACCCATGAACCCGGCAACATGCCGTCATAGTTGATCAGTCCTTTCCCCCTGGCTGCCCTACCCTAGCAGGTAAACAAGGTTGAGAAGATTATTATTGTTCCTGCAAGCCCAGCCAGCATCATCAGTGTTTATTGGCCTGTTAGGGTTCTCTACTCCCCCCACCGCTGTAACTCAACCAGCGTCCTGTCTCTGATGACAGGGGGGGAATTGGTACTACAAGCTCTGGGGCCTGCAGCCACTTCAAGCGTGAAGAACACTTGCAAATTAGAACTCTCCTACATCAGGGACCCCATATTAATTATTTGCACGAGAGGAATTTAAAGTGACTGACAGGTTAGCCCTAGTGAGAGCGTCGGGGGTTGGTGGGGGGGTTAgaaatgaaggaggagagatggagagagagagataaaggagAGCAACGAGGAGGGAGGATGACAACAATCTTGTCTAACTTGAGGGCAGTAAAAAGCTTGTCGGCTGGCCGGGGGCCTGAAGCACATTAGCTGCATGGGGAAAAGCCTTTTGGATGCTAGCCTAAAGACTTTACAGTGataagaaaggagagaagggaaagagagtCACATATGCCCCCTGCTGCATTAGCACACCTAGAAGACCAGGGCAGTTGGCCTAGGCTGGCAATCGGCTTGGAGTGTTTGGTGCAGGCTTATGCAACGTGCAGCGGCAGTGTGTAGAGAGCTACAGGCTAAGTTCATAGTGGAGGTAATCCTGTCTACAAGCAGCCAGTGGCCTGAGCTTATTTATGTATCCTTGTTGGTGAAAGTGGTGCTGCTTGGGATTTGTAAAGTGGTCTAGAGTGGGAGCTGGTTAAGATGTTTTCTACCACGACAAGCTATGACCTGCCCTGTCCATTTAGATTTAGAGGCTTTTACACCCACATGGAGCATTGTAGGTTGGTGAAACTGGATTGGGATCCCATAGCTCTTAACACAAATGTCCCAGGCAAGTGGGTGGCCAGCAAAATCAAGCATAATCTTCTTAAAGTTtgtttgctgatttgtttttccttaAGACATgtattaaagcacattttttgttCACAACTACAGATATACCGATCCACTTTTGTTGAATTCCAATCTGATTCTGATACCTGAATTTGGATGTCTGCAGGTACTGATGCTGATAccagaactgttttttttcatgaatagtataattattgttgttgttgttggtattTTGTGTCAGATTACATGAGGCTAAAACTGAAGTTTGGTGGTGAGAAGTTCTCTGTCAGTTGATGTTGATGGACTTTATTTGGGTTCACATGCAGTCAAAGTTTTCACCATCTGGAAAGCTTGTTTAGTGTTCATGTTGCCAAATTCATCCTTTAGTTTGTACTGAAATCTCAGTTTTGCTTTAGGAACCTTGTTTTTGATGTTGCGGTTTGTTGTCTTGAGACCAGCCTAGTCTGAAGGCTTTATGCTTCTTTTTCAGGCTTGGATTTATGTGAGGAGTGGCCCAGAATTTGGAGTTAGGATATTTCATGATTGTTTTGACTGGTATATTGCCATTTATGGAGAAACTGACATAGTGTGTAATGATGCTGACCCTGACCCCCTGTCTCAGCAAAGATGTCCCAGTTTCTGTACGCCAGGGAGCCTTGGAATTGTTCGTGGCATCCTCCAACCATTGTGGGGTGCTGTAGCATTGTGGCTTGTGATGTTTAAGGTGTAAGTTTAAAGTTACCGTAGTACAAATCCAAGATGTTTTCCCTTCTGAGGGAATGTCCACATGCTGTTGGAATGATGGCAGAACATTGTCCAGTTTGCAACTGTTATCGGCCCTATTATCACTGATACCTGATCCTGCTATTTGAGTCACTATCAGACTCATATCCAATATCCGTATCAGATTGGTGCAGGTGGTTTATGAAACAGTTTGGTAACTGTTATAGCACTTGTTCacaataaaagtattttttttttcctagtgGATGAGACGGACAAATCAGTAGGTAGCACTGTTTGGAAGTCCTGCGTGAGCGAGCAAGTGCAGAGTAGATGCGACTGTCCCATGCAGAGTAGAGCATGGTGTACTTTTAAAGTGTCTGATCTAGTTCTGTTGTTTTCAAACTGAACTGATCATAGCCACAGTGCATgatactttttgttttctgtggcaCTGTGCAGATGACAACACTTACAAAATAGATTTAGCTACCAAAGACTGCAGACAGTTCTCAGTTTTATGCTTGTCTTCTCTGCAGGTACACCTCGGAGGAGGAATCtgggtggaggaagagaagtgGCACCAGCTGCAGCGAACCCAGGGAGACTCCAAGTTCACAAAGAACCTGGCTGTAATGATCTGGGGTACTGAAACTCTCAAGAACCGTAGTGTCACTGGAGTTGCcaccaaaaagaagaaagatgCCCTGCCCAAACCTCCACTTTCGCCCAGCAAACTGAAAATCGTCAGAGGTAAGATAAACTTCAGATTTAAATCTGTAAAATCAAGACAGTGAAAGAGATGAATCCTTCCTCTGATGGGCCTTTTGTAAGCTGAGACAAGTTGGAAAGCATCAAGTTCATAAAAAtgactttctgttttcatgcagccTTTCAGCCATTGAATTATGTTCATTAGACACCAGAGAAAGATAAGATCAGCTATTTTAATTGGATGTAGTCTGACTGCTCACACTTGCTCCCTCCCCAGAGTGTCTGTACGACAGAGTGTCTCAAGAGACAGCCGACAGTGCAGAGATTACGCAGAGATTGTCCAAAGTgaacaaatacatttgtgaaaagATAATGGACATCAACAAGTCCATCAAGAATGAGGAGCGGCGGGAGTCCAAGCTGCTCATCAGACAAACAGTCAAGATGGAGAACTTCACCTACGATGGCATGTAGTGATCAACTGTTGCCACGCCAGCGCCTTCTGCCCCACCGTGGTCCACAGGATAGTGAGGGGACATGATATGGGTGGTTGGGGGATGTTTCAGGAGCAGTTGTTTTCCTTTGACACATTGGATTATTGGTTATTATGTGAAACGTTAAAACAAATAGATCCCTTCCCAGCTCCTTATAGAGCAACCATCACCGTCCTCAGTGCCCAGTTTCCTCATTGGCTGACAGACAGCTTTACCCACTAGTAAGACGTTGAACACATGTGAACTAGTTTGACATGAGCTGGTATGAGTGTTTTTATAAGCTTTAAACATGGGGATTGGTACAGAGACATGGTTTAttgatgtgtgtgcatttatgtcaAAGGGAGAGATGAGGTTTTTGTTAAATTGGTTTATTGTTCTGTGTCAGAACATATTTTTGAGTCcttaaacttttaaaaagtaaaaggtTATTTCCCTAGATAACGTCTTCTGATGCTATAGAGATGATGATGCTAGCTTGCATTAGAGCTTAGTCGTGTGAATGGTTGGATATTTTGGTGACTAACCAATAACTGCTGAGTGTTTGCTGTCGGTACGTACTGCATAGAATGGGACATCAGGGTCTCAGGTGCAAAAGTCTTAATTGGTAACAGCCATATTGCATTTTGCAGTAGAGATTCAGAGATTCTGTCGCTCCAAGAGATTAATTCTCCACCTTAACTGTAGGCCAATGACAACACATCTCTTTATTAAGAAGAGAGCTTACAGAGGTTAAATGTGAAGTTTGACTCTAACGTAGAGTCTGTAGAGTGctatatctgttttttttttttttttgtgttgacCTTTAAGTTCTGAGCATTTGCCATCAATGTGAGGGCACAAGGAAAGGTTTCGATGGGATACTCCTGTGTTACTCTTAATCAAACGTGTCACTTTTAGACAATTTGACTGTTTAATGAGTTCTAGTGGTACAGGCACATTGTTGCCTAGAAAGGCCTTAAATGGATTTGGCAATCACCAGGGACTGGTACGCCCCTGGGTTTTCTAGTAGGCAGTGATTGTAAATGTATAGTAAGCTGAAGTGATGAAGCTTCACCTGCACTTTGCTGTGAGAATGTAAGAGGTGGTAAACGGTACTATTTTCTGTGTGATTCACGCCATTAAGGTGAGCTGAGCTGGGCTTTTGGCTATCCCCCCTCCTGTATTTAAAACATGCTGCGCTGCACAGGACAATGTGGGGAGGAAAATCAGGGCACAGCTCTGCACGGTTCAGGTCATCTTCTTGTGGAAGCAGTATTAGCTGTGGGTAAAGCTGTCTGAAACACTATTGTACTGTTGAAGTTGTCTGGGCCTGCTGAACCCCATAATAACCCCCTCTTTTTTAAGCCAAGCCACAAAGTAAGGTTGCTCCAGTGACAGTTTCCTCTGAGGTATGCCATcagaactttaaaaaatgtcctctttttcttgtatgattttttaaaaatgttttttttctctctggttgttttattgttttgatccAAAATGGTTTGTGTGGCTATCTGCAGACTGGAACTAAATGCTGCAGATTGAAATCTCAACTGTGACCTAGCTGTGGCTAACTGTGaatctgctgcagagctgcccATCAagcctctctcctcttcacacTCTAGATTTTCGTTTGTCAGTTGGTTTATTTCTCTCTATCATTTTGTCTGTCttgggtttttttattttattttatttttttcaaaagttcAGATCAGCCTTTTGTTAAGCTACCGTATGTTTTGGAGATATTTTAGTGTACAAAgaacatctttttatttttttccaccaaaCATGGATATTTCAGTTTCTATTCATGTTACATGTTACAGTTTTAAAGGTTTGGTCAAGTTTTGGTTTATCTAATTGATGTTGTAATTCCATGTTACCTGACaatttcttgtgtttctttctacacttttctttcatttttttcatataaatTGTTGGCTTTAAGCTTGATGTTGTATCCAAATGTAGATCAGCAGAAtctacaaacaaatgaaaaaatgatcTCCCTTTCTTAGCCAAATGATCTCTGTGGAACAAGAGAGACAAGGCTTTCCTTAACATCAGACTTCGACAGAGCCCATAGATTATACTACATTCACaatgtgatatttaaaaaaccTCACTTAGAGTCTACCTTCTAATGATCTGCCACAGTAAGATTAGAATCTGTATTGTTAAACCGTTGTACTCTTAGACATTGAGATACAGTAGTTAGATTGACACAAATCATTTACATTGAAAGCACTTTAAACTTCTGGGCAATTTCTTCAATCTTAAAGAAATGTATTTGTCGTATTcgtccttttttttaaatgtctttttagaTTAAGGCCTAGCAATCATTGTATTGTCATGAAGCACCTTAAGatattttgatttattgtttttcttatgGCAAGAATGAGTTATGGGATATGATTTAATTTTATCTGTCAGATATGCCCCTGACATGCCAGTGCTCCAAAACAAGCGTGATAGATTTTTATACTTCTAGCTACTTGGAAGTAGTTCTACTGCGACTACTTCTGAATACTTAAATCTTTGAAGATTCATTCAGAGTCATTAGAAAACCAgatttttgtttagttttagtaAGTTACGCTATGTTGAAACTGGATTCTTTAACTCCGCCATGGCCTCTGGAACAATAGATGGTTTACTTGGCAAATTGACAAGCAAAAGTCAGCACCTCGGCTGTCAAGGCCCAAAACATGATTCACCAGTCTAAAGGTATTTACCTATGAAATGTGCAAGCTGACTGGCATATGTGCTCTAATTTAGATGCTGGTTATGTATAGATATGACATATTTTGatttaattgtgtgtttttacaagTGAGTGGTAATTGTAAGCCAAAGCATCGAAGGCCTAGATCAAGCTAAAGAAGGGGGATGCTGACTGAGGAATCAGCAGGgtttgcacaaaaagaaaatggcCCATGCCAAGATAATAGAGCTTAGTGAATCTTAAGCCACCAAAATAATGATGTgttattgatcttttttttttaattcctaaAAATATCcctttttcagcttttgttctCCCTGTACAAAGCAACATGTGAGGTTTACGTGCACTTGCACGTATTTAAAATATGTGCGActtaaaagagagaaaagatttCTGCTGTTCAAAGCAACCATGCTGAAATTCTGACACATTGTCgtgtattgtgtttgtgtttgtttctttgttgtttgatgCCAAAAGGGGGTGTGGTTAAAATAATGCTTTAAGATGGAGCATTACTAGAGCTATTACATCATCTGAAATGTTAACTTGTTTTCAAAGGCTGGTTTCCTGGAGCGCGATTAAGCCTAATCCTTTAACTAAAACCATCTTTAGTGGATGAAAGCTGTATGgaagtactgtatgtttttaacCCAGATTTGGCTTAATCTGTGATAGCAAGGCCAATCTCTATCAGAAGTACCAAGTCAC
This DNA window, taken from Chelmon rostratus isolate fCheRos1 chromosome 4, fCheRos1.pri, whole genome shotgun sequence, encodes the following:
- the bend5 gene encoding BEN domain-containing protein 5 isoform X2 codes for the protein MQKKMKIPKMSIKNSGNSIENNFGEERMPLRHKKALSQDHGRPLSNSSKSLAAVVARLERNAASSCVEGEEDLDEDRLAEEGEDADDEDEDMEAEHQQHHHQQQQQHLEVDTDCVSGVAAAVVPRVLYEELVHSYRQQEEEMRRLQQELERTRRQLVQQAKKLKEYGSLLTEVKELRDFNRRLQDVLLMRLGSEPMHDNGTQTIKAEVVEPIVEAQETCREEANTSSSYSPSPRTVYTCNDGRVHLGGGIWVEEEKWHQLQRTQGDSKFTKNLAVMIWGTETLKNRSVTGVATKKKKDALPKPPLSPSKLKIVRECLYDRVSQETADSAEITQRLSKVNKYICEKIMDINKSIKNEERRESKLLIRQTVKMENFTYDGM
- the bend5 gene encoding BEN domain-containing protein 5 isoform X1 — translated: MYAFVRFFEDDMCYALPVSNVEDFRPLHKTDFDNQKVYLVHRTEQNGSAGQPCEAQILALADTVEEFEDSIMQKKMKIPKMSIKNSGNSIENNFGEERMPLRHKKALSQDHGRPLSNSSKSLAAVVARLERNAASSCVEGEEDLDEDRLAEEGEDADDEDEDMEAEHQQHHHQQQQQHLEVDTDCVSGVAAAVVPRVLYEELVHSYRQQEEEMRRLQQELERTRRQLVQQAKKLKEYGSLLTEVKELRDFNRRLQDVLLMRLGSEPMHDNGTQTIKAEVVEPIVEAQETCREEANTSSSYSPSPRTVYTCNDGRVHLGGGIWVEEEKWHQLQRTQGDSKFTKNLAVMIWGTETLKNRSVTGVATKKKKDALPKPPLSPSKLKIVRECLYDRVSQETADSAEITQRLSKVNKYICEKIMDINKSIKNEERRESKLLIRQTVKMENFTYDGM